One window from the genome of Oceanisphaera sp. IT1-181 encodes:
- a CDS encoding glycosyltransferase family 2 protein produces the protein MKQLIKNTNKLVKKIRSKPEIEGFVELFSHEKIEGWAIHKRKKPLNLELKIKENVYPLTPIWQQRDDVSAKYGFDYNGAGFTIELPGTVKNKLAHEQLQQDDIQLKVNNTVIRIATDIPRITKKLEATSELEQQPTIKPSRPTDNTLIAQGKHGKALGYVYSVENFIIYGTLLDTTSPHPIEVTVNDVIQSFTILYTPIILDSLDLAEAKGQAKNFEIELPGYLWEEITANSNSLKINLVFEQAISPIELTIDEKSASSWLHQISNMPEVQHKQYLSLLAIEHLRFSMLRDTIDLRTKAYYQQFAEKMQLEDFLQKNKNKTTADITPVEYHVDISTQLLWKAQKTLNQLLLQDVKPVYDCVLQVIRSQKLVGSVKKQFIQSIIPLLAKKNELIKLKQIINFQEFYSLDHADNAWPISLSIAPLVADKQINRAADALWRLAKNPNSGWLNTECIFFAVQFAQELEEHGDIAQAEAEKLRYAFVGLLDSLHGEWFSRLHDALLQQAMVTLLQKLYLMTDYQRQDVLKAALRHYGLSPSFWQLIETANLQTLNSSLFQRAQQHWHTVHNAFSNTPALPQTFMVVHKALNFFQLQDNPEATYFRRELLANLLPLDGIDQEQLLEVLNDSIGDDMMEAVRYAAHPLINDQTATSLLTQHSTEISSALRLNTERASSVNHVAQCAAANALQASNLQLNRLVPIHNWPAMFLSVDVLTSRLLQEPDLIEQCLPQLNDYFQHIIAQNKSDFYLPAPACTALANLQVLKHNSLIKHWLADIEQLLTHKFGVLHEPLFKARQTQKTILPLTQPGWPQDTLVVIYSCRAYLDSRIKAIRETWIKDLQARNIPYVILVGDGDDQLHDDVLALDVSDTYEDLPQKTLKLFDWVYNNTQAQYVLKIDDDCYLDVDRYFNSLTYRKHHYYGRVIHRGIGGMDRTWHHAKSKTLRAQKAIDKSPEPSLYADGGGGYTLSRIAMAALINNANSLIGERLIANSFMEDKLVGDLLAISHIQPSNEDYECYQRRRTFGAATTVGIRENLFYSNEITPTVVTHLDTDKDQSFAEEIMKGKAFWPKKIWPTGWAASIRENANQLELLTDINKLKALAQEKFFVVAAMRNEMIMLPHFLKHYRELGVKVFIISDNCSDDGTREYLLQQQDVILYSADTEYKHSHYGVAWQQAMLANHCVGKWALIADADELLMYPDYQNTSLPAFVARAEEQGADCIRTDMIDMYPFGNLSEADFTNNSPFEVANWHDKEPLKEWHIGSGYYSNRISSVSTLRHRLDVNAEPNAFTSQKYALVKYRPWIRVSQGIHDIAGIQLHSISTWFAHFKYHSGFKEKIEEEIKRKQHYDGAKEYQRYASMLAEVKGDFGNKNESIKFNK, from the coding sequence ATGAAACAATTAATTAAAAATACCAACAAGCTAGTAAAAAAAATAAGATCAAAACCTGAAATCGAGGGCTTTGTAGAGCTATTCAGCCATGAAAAAATAGAAGGTTGGGCTATTCACAAAAGAAAAAAGCCGCTCAACTTAGAACTAAAAATAAAAGAAAATGTGTACCCTCTTACACCCATATGGCAACAAAGAGATGATGTATCTGCCAAATATGGCTTTGACTATAACGGTGCCGGATTTACAATAGAACTTCCGGGAACAGTTAAGAATAAGTTGGCGCATGAACAACTTCAGCAAGACGATATTCAGCTCAAAGTCAATAATACAGTAATACGAATTGCGACTGATATACCGAGGATAACAAAAAAATTAGAAGCAACTTCTGAGCTTGAACAACAACCAACAATCAAGCCATCTAGACCAACAGACAATACACTTATCGCTCAAGGCAAGCATGGTAAAGCGCTTGGCTACGTATATAGTGTTGAGAATTTTATAATTTACGGCACCTTACTGGATACTACCTCTCCTCACCCCATTGAAGTAACGGTGAACGATGTTATTCAGAGTTTTACCATACTTTATACTCCCATCATCCTCGACAGTCTCGATTTAGCAGAAGCCAAAGGCCAAGCAAAAAACTTTGAAATCGAGCTACCCGGTTACCTATGGGAAGAAATAACGGCAAACAGCAATAGCTTGAAAATAAACCTGGTATTTGAGCAAGCCATTTCACCGATAGAGCTGACGATAGATGAAAAATCTGCCAGTTCATGGCTGCATCAGATAAGCAATATGCCGGAAGTTCAGCACAAACAATACTTGTCATTGCTGGCAATTGAGCACCTGCGTTTTTCGATGCTACGCGACACAATCGATTTACGTACCAAAGCCTATTATCAACAGTTTGCAGAAAAAATGCAGCTGGAAGACTTCCTACAAAAAAACAAAAATAAAACTACAGCCGATATAACGCCTGTAGAATATCATGTTGATATCAGCACTCAGTTACTGTGGAAAGCGCAGAAAACCCTTAACCAGCTTCTGCTGCAAGATGTAAAACCGGTTTATGACTGCGTTTTACAAGTCATCAGATCTCAAAAGTTGGTCGGCAGCGTAAAAAAACAATTTATACAATCCATTATTCCATTGCTAGCTAAAAAAAATGAATTAATCAAACTAAAACAAATTATCAACTTCCAGGAATTTTATTCATTGGACCACGCTGACAATGCTTGGCCTATCTCTCTTTCTATTGCCCCGCTCGTCGCCGATAAGCAAATTAATCGAGCAGCCGATGCCTTGTGGCGACTAGCTAAAAACCCCAACAGTGGCTGGCTGAATACAGAGTGCATTTTCTTTGCTGTGCAATTTGCTCAGGAACTGGAAGAACACGGTGACATCGCACAAGCCGAAGCAGAAAAGCTGCGATATGCCTTTGTAGGCTTGTTGGATAGCCTGCACGGAGAATGGTTCTCGCGCCTGCACGATGCCCTTTTACAACAAGCAATGGTCACCTTGCTGCAAAAACTGTATCTGATGACCGACTATCAGCGCCAGGATGTGTTAAAGGCAGCTCTTCGCCACTATGGGTTATCACCGAGTTTCTGGCAGCTGATTGAAACTGCTAATTTGCAGACACTGAACAGCTCACTGTTTCAGCGAGCGCAGCAGCACTGGCACACGGTACATAACGCCTTTAGCAACACGCCGGCATTACCACAAACCTTTATGGTTGTGCATAAAGCGCTGAACTTCTTTCAGCTGCAAGATAATCCGGAAGCCACTTATTTCCGACGAGAACTGCTGGCTAACCTGTTACCGCTTGATGGTATTGACCAAGAACAGCTGCTGGAGGTGCTCAACGACTCCATAGGTGATGACATGATGGAAGCGGTGCGCTATGCCGCACACCCATTGATTAATGATCAAACCGCTACCTCGTTGTTAACCCAACACAGTACTGAGATCAGCAGCGCACTGCGCCTGAATACTGAACGTGCCAGCAGTGTCAACCATGTAGCACAATGTGCAGCCGCCAATGCATTGCAAGCCAGTAACCTGCAGCTAAATCGGCTAGTGCCTATTCACAACTGGCCTGCCATGTTCCTCAGTGTAGATGTACTCACAAGCCGGTTACTGCAAGAGCCCGATTTGATCGAGCAGTGTTTGCCACAACTCAATGATTATTTTCAGCACATTATTGCTCAAAACAAATCCGATTTTTATCTGCCGGCCCCCGCTTGTACTGCCTTGGCTAACCTGCAGGTACTGAAACATAACAGTCTGATCAAGCATTGGCTGGCAGACATAGAGCAACTACTCACGCATAAATTTGGCGTTCTGCATGAGCCGCTGTTTAAGGCCCGTCAGACACAAAAAACCATACTGCCATTAACCCAGCCCGGCTGGCCACAAGATACCCTGGTGGTGATCTACTCCTGCCGTGCCTATCTGGATAGCCGAATTAAAGCCATTCGAGAAACCTGGATCAAAGATCTGCAGGCGCGCAATATTCCCTATGTGATCCTGGTTGGCGATGGTGATGACCAGCTGCACGACGATGTGCTGGCATTGGATGTATCCGATACCTACGAAGATCTGCCGCAAAAAACCCTGAAGTTGTTTGACTGGGTATATAACAATACCCAGGCACAGTATGTGTTGAAAATAGATGACGACTGCTACCTGGATGTAGACCGCTACTTTAACAGCCTGACCTATCGCAAACACCATTATTATGGTCGGGTGATTCACCGCGGAATCGGTGGCATGGACAGAACCTGGCATCATGCCAAGTCAAAAACGTTGCGTGCGCAAAAGGCGATCGATAAATCACCAGAGCCATCTCTCTATGCCGATGGCGGCGGCGGTTACACCCTGTCGCGTATCGCCATGGCAGCTCTGATTAACAACGCCAACAGCTTGATCGGCGAACGGTTGATTGCCAACTCCTTTATGGAAGACAAACTGGTCGGCGACCTGTTGGCTATCAGCCATATTCAGCCTAGTAATGAAGACTACGAGTGCTACCAACGGCGCAGAACCTTTGGTGCCGCCACGACTGTGGGAATACGCGAAAATCTTTTCTACTCTAATGAGATAACACCTACAGTAGTCACTCATTTGGATACTGATAAAGACCAATCTTTTGCTGAAGAGATCATGAAAGGGAAAGCTTTCTGGCCCAAAAAGATATGGCCAACCGGTTGGGCGGCATCTATCCGTGAGAATGCGAATCAACTTGAATTATTAACTGATATAAATAAGCTAAAAGCACTAGCTCAAGAAAAATTTTTCGTCGTTGCCGCCATGCGTAACGAAATGATTATGTTGCCACATTTCCTTAAGCACTATCGCGAACTGGGTGTGAAAGTGTTTATTATTTCTGACAACTGCTCGGATGATGGCACCCGTGAATATCTACTACAGCAGCAAGATGTAATACTATATTCTGCCGATACCGAATATAAACACTCTCACTACGGTGTTGCCTGGCAACAAGCCATGCTGGCCAACCATTGTGTGGGTAAATGGGCGCTAATAGCAGACGCGGACGAGCTGCTGATGTATCCTGATTATCAAAATACGTCACTGCCAGCTTTTGTCGCCCGCGCCGAAGAGCAAGGGGCAGACTGCATCCGCACCGATATGATTGACATGTATCCCTTTGGCAACTTGAGCGAGGCTGACTTTACCAATAATTCGCCTTTTGAGGTGGCAAATTGGCATGACAAAGAGCCATTAAAAGAGTGGCATATAGGTAGCGGCTATTACTCAAATCGTATCAGTTCAGTCAGTACTTTAAGACATCGATTGGATGTCAATGCAGAACCGAATGCATTCACATCTCAAAAGTATGCATTAGTTAAATACCGGCCTTGGATCAGAGTCTCGCAAGGTATTCATGACATTGCTGGAATCCAATTGCATAGCATCTCAACTTGGTTCGCACATTTTAAATATCACTCAGGATTTAAAGAAAAAATTGAAGAAGAAATCAAGCGAAAACAGCATTATGATGGCGCCAAAGAATATCAGCGCTATGCCAGTATGTTAGCTGAAGTCAAAGGTGACTTTGGCAATAAAAATGAATCTATAAAATTCAACAAATAA
- a CDS encoding sulfotransferase: MNWSNAFIITYGRTGSTLLMGLLNSYEEIQIKGENFNFIKGLYYSYKKLTELKETYGKKPQPITAPFYGAETTNVDLFTEQLRDIIKNQLVTHDKEKIKCWGFKEIRYTSEALNFEGNYEIKKYLDFIKKIFPDACFIFLTRDHNEVSDSAFWKQTKKIKVVETLEIFEKEATSWSSDRSDSFWIDYKDLIDKNNNLKMMHDFIGIKYDIEHIEKVTSIEYSYGNKKNNKFKTINIEMFDVHEIHELKFDPYIFSEGYFYSVSPKELSGVLVIKEEYDSTKYKILIEKDNSKIYDEVAWHIYSPIFESIYSNNKNARIARFQKETSFNEKLNIYLEVGNGNKHLITTLTR, from the coding sequence ATGAACTGGTCAAATGCTTTTATAATAACCTATGGGAGAACTGGCTCCACTTTATTAATGGGCCTACTTAACTCCTATGAAGAAATTCAAATTAAAGGTGAAAATTTTAACTTCATCAAAGGATTATACTATTCTTATAAAAAATTAACTGAACTAAAAGAAACATATGGAAAAAAACCTCAACCCATAACAGCTCCTTTTTATGGAGCTGAAACGACTAATGTTGATTTATTTACAGAACAATTACGTGACATAATTAAAAATCAATTAGTGACCCACGATAAAGAAAAAATAAAGTGCTGGGGGTTCAAAGAGATAAGATACACCAGCGAAGCATTGAATTTCGAAGGTAATTATGAAATAAAAAAATATTTAGATTTCATAAAGAAAATATTTCCTGATGCGTGTTTTATTTTTCTCACTAGAGACCACAACGAAGTTTCTGACAGTGCCTTTTGGAAACAAACAAAAAAAATCAAGGTTGTAGAAACGCTAGAAATATTTGAAAAGGAAGCAACATCATGGTCTTCCGACAGGAGCGACTCCTTTTGGATAGACTATAAAGATTTAATAGATAAAAATAACAACCTGAAAATGATGCATGATTTTATTGGTATAAAATATGACATTGAACACATTGAAAAAGTCACATCTATTGAATATAGTTATGGAAATAAAAAAAACAATAAATTTAAAACTATAAACATTGAAATGTTTGACGTTCATGAAATTCATGAATTAAAGTTTGACCCATACATTTTTTCTGAAGGTTATTTTTATTCAGTTAGTCCGAAAGAATTATCTGGCGTGTTAGTCATTAAAGAAGAATATGACTCAACAAAATATAAAATACTCATAGAGAAAGACAATTCTAAAATCTATGACGAGGTGGCTTGGCACATATATTCACCTATATTTGAAAGTATATATAGTAACAATAAAAATGCACGAATTGCACGATTCCAAAAAGAAACAAGCTTCAATGAAAAACTAAACATATATTTAGAAGTCGGCAACGGAAACAAACATTTAATCACGACACTCACACGATAA
- a CDS encoding ISAs1 family transposase produces MTLFERLSCIPDPRTDINIKHDLVDVVFLVFSAVLSGATGWKSIQDFGESQIDWLRQYRQFESGIPKRHCIANIISTLESDALLDALFDWLNVERTRSEKSVLAIDGKTLRGTKSDDNKSVLHVVNAYDVESGLMLYQQSDRSKGKEVGLARDVLDALILNNAIVTLDSLHCLASTMALIIKKKGDFTIQLKKNQPKLYEHVTAAFAAVYDDPESMAECVQHNTGHGRKEWRNIMQIEANLPPELKEKWPHIKTFIEVVSERTSKGKGTRDSRWYASSLELDVELAARSVREHWQVENQLHWVLDVVFREDELKVKDPDGAAHLAAFNRAALNVIKQHQGAKDSLAAKRRRSGWSGEYRSNIIFG; encoded by the coding sequence ATGACCCTCTTTGAGCGCCTTAGCTGCATCCCAGACCCACGCACTGACATTAATATTAAGCACGACTTAGTTGATGTCGTGTTTCTGGTCTTTTCCGCCGTACTCAGTGGCGCAACCGGCTGGAAGTCCATTCAAGACTTCGGAGAGAGCCAAATTGATTGGTTAAGGCAATATCGGCAGTTCGAGAGCGGTATCCCCAAACGGCATTGTATTGCTAATATAATCAGCACATTAGAAAGTGACGCTCTACTAGATGCCTTATTTGATTGGTTGAATGTTGAGCGAACTCGCTCAGAGAAATCAGTGCTAGCGATTGATGGCAAAACCCTTCGTGGAACCAAGTCAGATGACAACAAAAGCGTGCTGCATGTCGTCAACGCTTATGATGTAGAAAGCGGTTTAATGCTGTATCAGCAATCAGATAGAAGCAAAGGTAAAGAAGTTGGCTTAGCCCGTGATGTGCTCGATGCCTTAATACTGAATAACGCGATTGTGACACTTGATTCGTTACATTGTTTAGCCTCAACCATGGCGCTAATCATTAAGAAAAAAGGCGATTTCACTATTCAATTGAAAAAGAATCAGCCTAAGCTTTATGAGCATGTAACCGCGGCTTTTGCTGCGGTGTATGACGACCCTGAAAGTATGGCTGAATGTGTTCAGCACAACACCGGGCACGGACGTAAAGAATGGCGTAATATCATGCAGATAGAGGCTAATTTACCCCCTGAACTTAAAGAAAAGTGGCCCCATATTAAAACGTTTATTGAGGTGGTGAGTGAACGCACTAGCAAAGGGAAAGGAACAAGGGATTCACGATGGTATGCCAGCTCATTAGAGCTCGACGTTGAACTTGCCGCGCGTTCAGTAAGGGAGCATTGGCAAGTCGAAAACCAACTTCACTGGGTGCTTGATGTCGTTTTTAGAGAAGATGAGTTAAAGGTAAAAGACCCAGATGGCGCAGCGCATTTGGCGGCATTTAACCGCGCGGCACTCAATGTGATTAAACAGCATCAGGGTGCAAAAGACAGCTTGGCGGCTAAACGTAGAAGATCAGGCTGGTCGGGTGAATATCGCTCAAACATTATCTTTGGTTAA
- a CDS encoding aldolase catalytic domain-containing protein — MINFLDCTLRDGGYYNAWDFSPELINDYLAAMQAAGVNAIELGFRSVNNKGFKGPCAFTTDDFLRSLPLPNDLTIGVMINGNELVGEIPQNTVLEQLFPVSASESPVDLVRIACHVHEFTKALPAVTWLKERGYQVGFNLMQVADCPKQEVKALARLAANYPMDALYFADSMGSMSPDQAAQIIGWLRSEYTGALGIHTHDNMGLGLSNSLRAMDEGVTWIDSTVTGMGRGPGNALTEELAIEMAARRGQAVNLVPLMTLIRKHFGPMKTAYGWGTNPYYYLAGKYGIHPTYIQEMLNDSRYSEEDLLAVIEHLRVEGGKKFSLNTLDVARHFYRGEPQGKWTPSSLFAGREILLLGTGPGVSQHREALERYIRQAKPLVLALNTQGAIAAELIDVRVACHPVRLLADCEAHTKLPQPLITPYSMLPNDVQQALAGKDVLDFGLSVQADTFAFAENHCTTPTSLVVAYALAVVSSGQANNVLMAGFDGYGADDPRSREMQQLFEHYQQSTQALPLQSITPTRYSLPTQSVYAL; from the coding sequence ATGATTAATTTTCTCGACTGTACTCTCCGCGACGGCGGCTACTACAACGCTTGGGACTTCTCACCTGAACTGATAAACGATTACCTTGCTGCTATGCAGGCCGCTGGCGTAAATGCCATCGAGTTAGGCTTTCGTTCAGTAAATAACAAAGGTTTTAAAGGCCCTTGTGCTTTTACTACCGATGACTTCTTGCGTAGCTTGCCATTACCCAACGATTTAACCATTGGCGTTATGATCAACGGTAATGAGCTGGTCGGTGAAATCCCACAAAATACTGTATTGGAACAGCTGTTCCCAGTATCGGCTAGCGAGTCACCGGTCGATTTGGTGCGTATTGCCTGTCATGTACACGAATTCACAAAAGCTTTACCTGCCGTAACTTGGCTCAAAGAGCGTGGCTATCAAGTTGGCTTTAACTTAATGCAGGTGGCCGATTGCCCCAAGCAAGAAGTAAAAGCACTGGCGCGCTTGGCAGCTAACTACCCGATGGATGCCTTATATTTTGCCGACAGCATGGGTAGTATGAGCCCAGACCAAGCCGCACAAATCATTGGCTGGTTACGTAGCGAATACACAGGTGCGCTAGGCATTCATACCCATGACAACATGGGTTTAGGGCTTTCTAATAGTTTACGTGCTATGGATGAAGGCGTGACTTGGATAGATTCCACTGTAACCGGCATGGGCCGTGGCCCAGGTAATGCACTAACTGAAGAATTAGCCATAGAAATGGCTGCCCGCCGTGGGCAAGCCGTTAACTTAGTTCCCTTGATGACATTAATTCGTAAACACTTTGGCCCAATGAAAACCGCCTACGGCTGGGGCACTAACCCCTATTACTATTTAGCCGGTAAGTACGGTATTCACCCAACCTATATTCAAGAGATGCTCAATGACTCTCGCTACAGTGAAGAAGACCTATTAGCGGTTATCGAACACTTACGTGTAGAAGGCGGCAAGAAGTTTAGCTTGAATACTCTAGACGTAGCCCGTCATTTCTATCGTGGTGAGCCACAGGGAAAATGGACACCTAGCAGTTTATTTGCTGGTCGTGAGATATTGTTACTGGGCACAGGTCCAGGTGTCTCACAGCACCGCGAAGCATTAGAACGCTACATTCGACAAGCCAAACCTTTAGTGTTAGCCCTAAACACCCAAGGTGCTATTGCAGCTGAACTGATTGATGTACGCGTAGCTTGTCACCCAGTACGATTATTGGCTGACTGTGAAGCACATACTAAATTGCCACAACCGTTAATTACGCCCTACTCCATGTTACCTAATGACGTACAGCAGGCATTGGCTGGCAAAGACGTACTGGACTTTGGCTTAAGCGTACAAGCCGATACCTTTGCGTTTGCGGAAAACCATTGCACGACGCCGACCTCGCTCGTGGTAGCTTATGCCTTAGCGGTAGTGAGCAGTGGCCAAGCAAATAACGTGCTGATGGCAGGATTCGATGGTTACGGTGCTGACGATCCCAGAAGTCGTGAAATGCAGCAGCTTTTTGAGCACTACCAACAGTCTACTCAGGCATTACCACTACAATCCATTACTCCAACTCGTTATAGCCTACCGACTCAATCTGTGTATGCACTTTAG
- a CDS encoding 3-deoxy-manno-octulosonate cytidylyltransferase: MRSVVMIPARYASSRYPGKPLVNLLDKPMILWVAELSANAVGKENVYIATDDNHIADVVTQAGFQAVMTTDDALTGTDRLAQAAQQIAADIYINVQGDEPLVDPKDILKVRDAKLANMNEVINGFSWVSDHEDPHSVNIPKVITNEQNELIYMSRLALPGFKDRKCAPVRYKKQVCIYAFTKDELTAFSAFGRKSELELSEDIEILRFLELNKTIRMVETQPGSLAVDIPDDVAKVEAALRKVAKE; encoded by the coding sequence ATGCGCAGTGTCGTCATGATCCCAGCTCGTTATGCTTCTAGCCGTTATCCTGGAAAGCCGTTAGTCAATTTACTGGATAAACCCATGATTCTGTGGGTGGCTGAGTTATCAGCTAACGCTGTGGGCAAAGAGAACGTCTATATTGCCACAGATGATAATCATATCGCGGATGTGGTTACTCAAGCGGGATTTCAAGCCGTTATGACTACCGATGACGCATTAACGGGTACTGATAGATTGGCGCAAGCCGCGCAACAAATAGCTGCCGACATTTACATTAACGTACAGGGCGATGAGCCGTTAGTTGATCCTAAAGATATTCTTAAGGTTCGTGACGCAAAGTTGGCCAATATGAACGAAGTAATTAATGGCTTTAGCTGGGTAAGTGACCATGAAGATCCTCACAGCGTCAATATTCCCAAGGTGATCACTAATGAGCAGAATGAATTAATCTATATGTCACGCTTAGCATTACCTGGCTTTAAAGACAGAAAATGCGCACCTGTTCGTTATAAAAAACAAGTCTGTATCTATGCTTTCACTAAAGACGAACTCACAGCGTTCTCTGCATTTGGCAGAAAGAGTGAGCTAGAGCTCAGTGAAGATATTGAAATACTACGTTTTTTGGAGCTAAACAAAACCATTCGTATGGTTGAAACCCAACCAGGGAGCTTAGCTGTAGATATTCCTGACGATGTCGCTAAGGTAGAAGCTGCCTTAAGAAAAGTGGCCAAAGAATGA
- a CDS encoding HAD family hydrolase produces the protein MQHTVTDYKTLVFDCDGVILNSNKVKTDAFYRAALPYSEAAAQALLEYHVAHGGVSRYKKFAYFLEQIVPITAPSVSGPDLDELLSHYAQSVQHGLLTCEVAVGLYELRARTPHANWLIVSGGDQTELRDVFAKRDLDKLFDGGIFGSPETKEIILAHELANRNIQHPALFLGDSKYDYQAANTAGLEFVFLSAWSEVEGWKKFVAEKNLSTRKNIREIANNLKYFIKE, from the coding sequence ATGCAACATACAGTAACTGACTATAAAACTCTCGTATTTGATTGTGATGGTGTAATTTTAAATTCAAATAAAGTGAAAACCGATGCCTTCTACCGAGCAGCTCTACCCTACAGTGAAGCTGCTGCACAAGCCTTACTTGAATATCACGTCGCCCATGGCGGCGTGTCGCGTTATAAAAAGTTTGCTTATTTCTTAGAACAAATAGTACCGATCACCGCCCCGTCTGTCTCAGGCCCTGATTTAGATGAACTACTAAGTCATTATGCACAGTCCGTACAGCACGGCTTGCTTACTTGTGAGGTCGCTGTAGGTTTATATGAACTGCGCGCACGCACGCCGCATGCCAACTGGCTGATAGTGTCTGGTGGCGATCAAACAGAGCTGCGTGATGTGTTTGCTAAGCGTGATCTGGATAAATTATTTGATGGTGGCATATTTGGTAGCCCAGAGACTAAAGAAATTATTTTAGCCCACGAACTTGCTAACAGAAATATTCAGCACCCGGCTCTATTTTTAGGCGACAGTAAATATGACTATCAAGCCGCTAATACTGCGGGGTTGGAGTTCGTATTTTTAAGTGCTTGGAGTGAAGTCGAAGGCTGGAAAAAATTTGTTGCAGAAAAAAACCTTTCTACCAGAAAAAATATTAGAGAAATAGCTAATAATTTAAAATATTTTATTAAAGAATAA
- a CDS encoding FkbM family methyltransferase, with the protein MKIRLEAEDVKIVQKCLSTAVCSNEQQQALHEIMAKAEAGIEFDTEMSDHIANTCRDIALSLEASDLYCAQQLMSLALAIRPSGPLLQKKTHEYAKLLQVFESGSTECNGIKLAFGENLPLPLLKALANGSYEQHEAKLLMQFIGPEDRVLELGAGIGYMGSLAMTYCKPLTYTAYEANPALLPLIMSNMERNRVQFEARNTLLADTKASRDFYVTPAFWASSLLEPDSEPYQKVTVAAVDKNVVMDELKPTALVVDIEGGEAEFFAGLDLTTVNKIIIEIHPAVLDDATLSTLYASLLNKGFKLNFSASSKVVLYWYR; encoded by the coding sequence ATGAAAATTCGACTTGAAGCTGAAGATGTTAAAATAGTGCAAAAATGTTTATCTACGGCAGTTTGCAGTAATGAACAGCAGCAGGCACTGCACGAGATTATGGCTAAAGCGGAGGCTGGAATAGAGTTCGACACTGAAATGAGTGACCATATTGCAAATACTTGCCGAGACATAGCATTGAGTCTTGAAGCCTCGGATCTGTATTGTGCTCAGCAACTAATGTCACTCGCACTCGCTATCCGCCCCTCTGGCCCTCTGTTACAGAAGAAAACCCACGAGTATGCCAAGCTGCTACAGGTTTTTGAATCTGGAAGCACTGAATGTAACGGTATTAAACTGGCATTCGGCGAAAACCTGCCCTTGCCTCTTCTTAAGGCGTTGGCGAATGGTAGCTATGAGCAGCACGAAGCAAAGTTATTGATGCAGTTCATTGGCCCCGAGGATCGAGTACTGGAATTAGGTGCGGGTATTGGCTACATGGGCTCCCTGGCCATGACCTATTGTAAACCGCTCACTTATACCGCCTATGAAGCAAACCCGGCTTTGTTACCGTTAATAATGAGCAACATGGAACGAAACCGTGTGCAATTTGAAGCACGGAATACTTTGCTAGCCGATACAAAAGCCAGCCGTGACTTTTATGTAACGCCTGCTTTCTGGGCCAGTAGCCTGCTCGAGCCGGACTCAGAACCTTACCAAAAGGTAACGGTTGCTGCGGTGGACAAGAATGTAGTAATGGATGAGTTAAAACCAACTGCATTAGTCGTGGATATTGAAGGGGGCGAAGCCGAGTTTTTTGCAGGACTCGACCTGACAACCGTCAATAAAATCATCATCGAAATTCACCCTGCAGTGTTGGATGATGCCACACTCTCTACGCTATATGCATCGTTACTAAATAAAGGCTTCAAACTTAATTTTTCAGCCTCCAGTAAGGTGGTTCTGTATTGGTATCGCTGA